In Leucobacter sp. CX169, a single genomic region encodes these proteins:
- the ettA gene encoding energy-dependent translational throttle protein EttA: protein MAEYIYSMVRARKAHGDKVILDDVTMSFLPGAKIGVVGPNGAGKSTILKIMAGLETPSNGEASLTPGYTVGILMQEPELDEDKTVLENVQQGVADIKSKLDRFNEISAEMANPDADYDVLLPEMGELQEAIDAVDGWDLDNQLEQAMDALRCPPSDEIVSVLSGGEKRRVALCKLLLEKPDLLLLDEPTNHLDAESVLWLEQHLSKYPGAVMAVTHDRYFLDHVATWICEVDRGRLYPYEGNYTTYLEKKAERLEVQGKKDQKLAKRLATELEWVRTNAKGRQAKSKARLARYEEMATEAERSQKLDFEEIQIPAGPRLGNLVLETKNLKKGFGERVLIDNLSFTLPRNGIVGIIGPNGVGKTTLFKTIVGLEPVDSGEVRIGETVKLSYVDQSRGGIDPNKTLWEVVSDGFDYIQVGNQEISSRAYVSTFGFKGPDQQKKAGVLSGGERNRLNLALTLKQGGNLLLLDEPTNDLDIETLTSLENALLEFPGCAVVITHDRWFLDRIATHILSYEGTEEDPANWYWFEGNFESYEANKIERMGLEAAKPSRSTYRKLTRN from the coding sequence ATGGCTGAGTACATTTATTCGATGGTTCGCGCGCGCAAGGCGCACGGCGACAAGGTGATTCTCGACGACGTCACGATGTCGTTCCTGCCCGGTGCCAAGATCGGCGTGGTCGGGCCGAACGGTGCCGGTAAGTCCACGATCCTGAAGATCATGGCAGGCCTCGAGACGCCGTCGAACGGAGAGGCGTCGCTGACGCCGGGCTACACCGTCGGGATCCTGATGCAGGAGCCGGAGCTCGACGAGGACAAGACCGTCCTCGAGAACGTGCAGCAGGGCGTTGCCGACATCAAGAGCAAGCTCGATCGCTTCAACGAGATCTCCGCCGAGATGGCGAACCCCGACGCCGACTACGACGTGCTGCTGCCCGAGATGGGCGAGCTGCAGGAGGCGATCGACGCCGTTGACGGCTGGGACCTCGACAACCAGCTCGAGCAGGCCATGGATGCGCTGCGCTGCCCGCCGTCGGACGAGATCGTTTCGGTGCTCTCGGGCGGCGAGAAGCGTCGCGTCGCGCTCTGCAAGCTCCTCCTCGAGAAGCCCGATCTGCTGCTGCTCGATGAGCCCACGAACCACCTGGACGCCGAGAGCGTGCTCTGGCTCGAGCAGCACCTCTCGAAGTACCCGGGCGCGGTCATGGCCGTGACCCACGACCGGTACTTCCTCGATCACGTGGCCACCTGGATCTGCGAGGTCGACCGCGGTCGCCTGTACCCCTACGAGGGCAACTACACCACGTACCTCGAGAAGAAGGCCGAGCGCCTTGAGGTGCAGGGCAAGAAGGATCAGAAGCTCGCGAAGCGGCTCGCGACCGAGCTCGAGTGGGTACGCACGAACGCCAAGGGCCGCCAGGCCAAGTCGAAGGCGCGCCTCGCGCGCTACGAGGAGATGGCGACCGAGGCCGAGCGGAGTCAGAAGCTCGACTTCGAGGAGATCCAGATTCCGGCCGGCCCCCGGCTCGGCAACCTGGTGCTCGAGACGAAGAACCTCAAGAAGGGGTTCGGCGAGCGCGTGCTCATCGACAACCTCTCGTTCACGCTTCCGCGCAACGGCATCGTCGGCATCATCGGCCCGAACGGCGTCGGTAAGACGACGCTCTTCAAGACGATCGTCGGCCTCGAGCCGGTGGACTCGGGCGAGGTGCGTATCGGCGAGACCGTGAAGCTCAGCTACGTCGACCAGAGCCGTGGCGGCATCGACCCGAACAAGACCTTGTGGGAGGTCGTCTCGGACGGCTTTGACTACATTCAGGTCGGCAACCAGGAGATCTCGTCGCGCGCCTACGTCTCGACGTTCGGGTTCAAGGGCCCGGATCAGCAGAAGAAGGCCGGTGTGCTCTCCGGTGGTGAGCGCAACCGTTTGAACCTCGCGCTCACGCTCAAGCAGGGCGGCAACCTGTTGCTGCTCGATGAGCCCACGAACGACCTGGACATCGAGACGCTGACGAGCCTCGAGAACGCGCTGCTCGAGTTCCCCGGCTGTGCCGTGGTCATCACCCACGATCGCTGGTTCCTCGACCGGATCGCGACCCACATCCTCTCCTACGAGGGCACCGAGGAAGACCCGGCGAACTGGTACTGGTTCGAGGGCAACTTCGAGTCCTACGAGGCGAACAAGATCGAGCGGATGGGCCTCGAGGCGGCGAAGCCGTCGCGCAGCACCTACCGCAAGCTGACGCGGAACTAG
- a CDS encoding thioesterase family protein gives MRAHVDIALRWADQDAYGHVNNVAYARFLEEARVRLFWLGAAQERTGLEQHFNASDPDGPKMLVASQHIEFTAVMEYSEQPITIEVWIGKLGGSSLEVHYEIVGGPERTVYARAMTAVVMVDGVTMRPLRLSAEARAGIADWTDEPLVLGRR, from the coding sequence GTGCGCGCACACGTCGACATCGCCCTGCGCTGGGCGGACCAGGACGCGTACGGTCACGTGAACAACGTGGCGTACGCGCGCTTCCTTGAGGAGGCGCGCGTACGCCTGTTCTGGCTGGGGGCCGCGCAAGAGCGCACCGGCCTCGAACAGCACTTCAACGCGAGTGACCCGGACGGCCCGAAGATGCTGGTCGCAAGCCAGCACATCGAGTTCACCGCGGTGATGGAATACTCCGAGCAGCCCATCACCATCGAGGTGTGGATCGGTAAGCTGGGCGGTTCGAGTCTCGAGGTGCACTACGAGATCGTCGGCGGTCCTGAGCGCACGGTGTATGCGCGCGCCATGACGGCCGTCGTGATGGTCGACGGGGTCACGATGCGCCCGCTTCGGCTGAGCGCCGAGGCGCGCGCCGGCATCGCGGACTGGACGGACGAACCGCTCGTCCTCGGGCGTCGCTAG